From Acinonyx jubatus isolate Ajub_Pintada_27869175 chromosome B2, VMU_Ajub_asm_v1.0, whole genome shotgun sequence, a single genomic window includes:
- the ASF1A gene encoding histone chaperone ASF1A, producing the protein MAKVQVNNVVVLDNPSPFYNPFQFEITFECIEDLSEDLEWKIIYVGSAESEEYDQVLDSVLVGPVPAGRHMFVFQADAPNPGLIPDADAVGVTVVLITCTYRGQEFIRVGYYVNNEYTETELRENPPVKPDFSKLQRNILASNPRVTRFHINWEDNTEKLEDAESSNPNLQSLLSTDALPSASKGWSTSENSLNVMLESHMDCM; encoded by the exons atggcaAAGGTTCAGGTGAACAATGTAGTGGTGCTGGATAACCCTTCTCCTTTCTACAACCCGTTCCAGTTCGAGATCACCTTCGAGTGCATCGAGGACCTGTCTGAAG ACTTGGAATGGAAAATTATCTATGTGGGCTCTGCAGAAAGTGAAGAATACGATCAAGTTTTAGACTCTGTTTTAGTGGGCCCTGTTCCTGCAGGAAGGCATATGTTTGTATTTCAG GCTGATGCACCTAATCCAGGACTCATTCCAGATGCAGATGCAGTAGGTGTAACAGTTGTGCTAATTACATGCACCTATCGGGGTCAAGAATTTATTAGAGTTGGCTATTATGTAAATAATGAATATACTGAGACAGAATTAAGGGAAAATCCGCCAGTAAAACCAGACTTTTCTAAG ctTCAAAGGAACATTTTGGCATCTAATCCCAGAGTTACAAGATTCCACATTAATTGGGAAGACAACACAGAAAAACTGGAAGATGCAGAGAGCAGTAATCCAAATCTACAATCACTTCTTTCAACAGATGCATTACCTTCAGCATCAAAGGGATGGTCCACGTCAGAAAACTCACTAAATGTCATGTTAGAATCCCACATGGACTGCATGTGA